In Lycium ferocissimum isolate CSIRO_LF1 chromosome 7, AGI_CSIRO_Lferr_CH_V1, whole genome shotgun sequence, the sequence CCCCAACGTTCCTTAGGCTTTCAGACCATCTCCTTTTGGATATCATTAGGTAATGCCTCTCTTTGACAATCATATTGCTTGAAGTGTCTGTAATGGCCAAATTTCTTTGTATTATTAAACCTCCAATGCTAtgtacaataaaatccatatgaGCTTCGTATGGTAAATTTATCTGGTTCTTCTTGTGTTGGCTTGACTAAATAGTAGGAGTATCTATTATGTTGGATTGTATCAAGTATGTAAAATGggtagcttttttttttttttttttttttacggtgacaagtttttttttttccgaggtTGTTTTAATCTGTGGTAAATATACGATAATTTTGATTGAtattaaattttgtatatgtgGTTTAATCAATTACAAACTGAAATTTTGCACTTTTCATTATGTTGATCATTGAGATATAACAAtatgacattttttttctttctttctactTATAAGAGATTAGATAGCGGTAGAAATCATACCCTGAGACGCGATGGCTGATAACTTGATATCACTATAATGAATGTAGCTAGGAATTTCCCTACCCGTGTCTACTTCTTGGAAACCTAAACCGGCAAGATAAGCGTATCAAGAGAAGATGAACAAAGCAAGGGGAGAGCTTATGCCTTGCTAACTGAATGGAGTTTCCGATTTATTCCCTGGCATTGATTTGATTAAAAGAAAGGTAAAGCCTTCACTTCAAGCTTTGAAGCTAAGTTCGCTATTCGATCAATGATAGGCTTTAGGCCTTACCTTACTCTTCAGGGGTTTACTCTTCTTTTTCAATTCTACTTTAATTTATCTCaattttaacaaatttttttatCTAATTGAAAAAACATTGACACATATTTATAAGTTATTAGATATTTTTTCGTTTCTATTTTGTCATGACATGATTACTTATACATTTCACTGGAGAATAAAATTTATCTAATATACATAAAGTCTTGATATTTTGttcagattttatttgacttatatatcagaaactttattttcttaagtTTTGCCTCTAATTAAATATTATCAAACTTTTTATAACATCATGAAAGTTCTATAGTCATAAAGTGATTAAAACATAATTGGTTAAGCATCATGAGTGCATATGATCAAACTAAAACTACATATATAGGACAATCCAACATAAGCTGACGAAACAAAGAATCAGAATTCAGAAGTAAGAAAATAGTCCTACCGTTATCAGTTTATTCCGTTAAACAAGATGAATTGTCTTCATACCTCCGTGCTTCATGAAAATCTGGTACCCAAAGGATCGATTTGATTCAAAATTTAGGATATGATTTATTTTGGCGTGCTATTTTCATTTACCTTAAAATACCTTTACTATAATGAAACCTATTTAATCAGTGTAGCAAGGATCTTTTGACAAAGCTGATACGGTCAATAAATTGATCAAGTTGTCCATGAAAATAAACAATCTATGATTGTGATTAatcaatttataaaattaatccTTGATCTTGGCTACATTTATAGAAGAGTATTTAATAAATTCAGTTAGTTAGTTTTAAAATCGCACAAAGCGCGGTCACATACACTAGTTAACAATAAGGCAGAAAAAATTTTGTGGTACTTAGGGtatgttcggtatggaggaaaacatttttcaattttcccatGCTTTGGtttccaaaatttaaaaacattttctttaggaaaacaagCTTCCCTCAAAAACGAAGAAAATGACTCTCTAATAATAAAGTAAAACAAGTCTATAAGTGCATTCCACCAACCACCCAACCCAGCCCCCAACTACTCCAACCACTCCACCCCCATGCCTATCCCACCCACCTACCCCTTCCCCCACGCCTATCCCCCCCACCTACCCCTGCCCCACTCCCTgggcaaaataataataataattttgttatgaaaaaaaatttgattttttttttttttggttttttgcaccaccccacccctacccccaaCCCCCTCGcaagaaaaatttaattttgttttgaaaaaaaaagttttgaattttttttgttttttgttttttgcactaCCCTACCCCACTCCCCGCCCCACCCCACGCCACGCACCCCTGCCGCCAACCCAACTCACCCACCCtgcccccaccccaccccccacccaaaaaaaattaattttgttttgaaaaaaatgtttcgatttttttttttttggttttttgaacCACCCCACCCCTACCTCatccccaccccctcccccaaaaaattaatttttttttgaaaaaaaagttttgaatttttttttttttggttttttgccccacccccacccccaccccatcaccccctccaaaaaaaaaaattgagggtgGGTGTGGGTGGTTGTGGAGGTGAGGAGTcggcgtgggggtgggggtgggggtgaggagtgagggtgggggtggggttgggcaTGGGGGCTAGGGTTGGGGTGAAGTTGTGGGGCTTGAGTGGgtatttttctgaaaatattttctaccaaccaaacgaacatgagaaaataaataagaaattcacttattttccgctacctaaacgaacatgagaaaataagtaaaaatttacttattcaagaacacattttctttcaaaccgaacacacccttaattGCTATTCCAATAGTTATATTTTCTCCATGATCGACTATAAACTTGTGTAGACCTTAGCTCTCGACGGATTTATCAGTCTACAGAGGCAAACTGTCAAAAGAACAGTTTAATATGCAATGTACGAATATAATGGCTATCACAATTCATCAACCTATCGTCCTACTTCATTCGCCACTGGAAAAAAGGCATAAAACTACTTTCAGACTAAGCTGAAACAGACAATATATCTGCGAGTTGTGCCTTTGATGCTTATTTTTCCAACTAAGTCCCAAATAATTATAGTGAAGCAAGAGCGGAGATTAATCAATTTGTGACAGAGTAGATAATCCATTTTAATCACCTTCGGGAGATAATCTTTGAAAGAAAACACAACCATCTCTAACCAAAAAGAGATAGTGACGGAGGTCTAATCCACTCCAATTCTCGAAGTATTATTGCAAATGATAACTTACACTCATAATAAGCCGGAGAAATTTCATAGTTCCAACATCCAGCATCACCTTTACAGTTAACCTGGCTAGATAGATTCTTCAAATCAGTGCAACAACTGAAGCAATCTTGAAATTTTGTGGCATGTGAATATTATAACGGGAAAgacatcaacaaaataaataCTTAATCGTTTTCTCGAGAAAGGCAACAAAAGGATGATATAATCCTCAATGGGAAAAGCTCGCGCGACTTGTCTTTAAAAGGGTCTGATTATTGCCTCTCAAAGAGGATCAGAATCCTACAACCTTGAACTAGTCAAATGACAAGGGCCAAGTGTACCTTTGATTATGATGGACAAATTCAAACCAACAAAGGTGCATTGAGTTTAACTCGACATTGGGTGATTATAAATATACTCAATTGCCTGTTCGCAGGACTCTATTCTGACAGCTTCCTTGTCTGGAATCTCCAGCTTGAACTCTTCCTCCAGAGCCATTACAATCTCTACTGTATCTAAGCTGTCCAAGCCCAAATCCTTCTCAAAGTGCACTTCAGGGGTCACCTGTATAAAATATAACCATTAACCATAAAGCACACATAATGACTGCTGGCATAATGAAAGACTATCCACTTACTTTTTCAAGCCTTTTATTTTACCACCAGCTTATGTACTGTCCTAACAAAGGAAAGACGGAAAGAGATAATTGCATTTGAACCAAATCAATTAAGTCAACAAATGCCACCAACAGAATATATCAACAACGTTACCTCTTTTGACACCATTTCTGTGACAACACCAACTGGCGATAGAAAAAGAGATAAAGTGTTGTTTTTGTGAGAGAGGTGGGTGGATTTCACTATAATCAAATTTTCAACCTATATCTGATTGACTCAGTTGTCTACTGGCATGtcacttttcctttttaacGAGAAGAAGAAGCTGCATTATCCTACTCTCTTTATCTGCTCCGAAAGCTTGCATGTAAACTTAACTATTGTGCATAGTCCATCGTCACACTGAAAGGTCAGTGCAAGAGGAACCACAAACACCTAAGTGAAACACCTGTTGGCATATACTTGGTTAACTCCATTTATGCAGGCAAGaacagaaaagagaaagaatgattataacctaaaaggctatatttatgtTAAATTTAGTTAGGTGCATATTTTGTCCCTAATAAGCAAGTCATCTAGAGCAAAATACAGCAAACCATTTGGTTCTCTCAAACAAAGAAGTCCAAGGCAATTCATACAGTAGTTTACACATGTCAAATTTGTGTCGCAGAAGCAAGATCACTTTCAGTTGAAGACAACCTCCAGAAAGGATGTCTTCCCTTTGCAGATTGCTATTTGTTCTCTCTTTTCTACAGGTTATACTCCATCAAATCATAAACAGCTGTTTCATGACTACTTCACGTTAAAGTTTCCATACCTATGAAATCCAAAAAATATAGATAAGTGTCATACTAATATTTAGGATCTAGCACCTCTAGGGTAAGACACTATGCCCAACACTGGCTGGATTCTTACGCAGAACAAGTAACTTATAACAGTGATCAGGATATTAATATTACAAAGttgatgttctttttttttttttttttttttttttggtactatAAAGTTGATGCTCTTTCGGTAACAGGAAATCATCTTATATCCATTCGTTTTAGCTTAGAATTTGAAGAAACTACATGGTAATAGTTTggctttcttctattttttgtCTAATTTTGTCTTCCGAGAAGAAGACCcttctagagagagagagagagagagagagaagtcaCTTGTAATGAAGCTGCACCTCTGCCCACTTCTCCACTCTCACCCCAACCCTACCAATCGGCCAACCTCATCCTTGCACTCCCATGATTCCCTTCCTTCCTTTTTATCTCTATCTTCATCATATGGACTCCAAAGCTTGCCCCTTCTCTGTTCCCACACCTACGCTCAACACCACTACAAACAATATACTCACTGCCACTTCCTCCTCAAAATTTTTCCAATATCAGACTAGTATTCTACTTCTTTATTATAAGCTTCTATTATCAGGTAAAGACTGACCAAAGACGTTGTTTCTATTAGCACCGAGAAACATTCAACAAGACTACAACAATAGCTGCCAAACCCAGGGTGTAATTCTACTGAACCAACTTGACGCTGTCCATCTAGCGAGGGCGAAATAACGGCCAGCAACAGCATTTTCCAGCAAGTAACAAACTTGACAAGCCCACAAGGAAAGCAGTAGAATAAAATTCGATATCATGGGATTGAGGAAGCACATATAAGTGCCTGCTGGAATATCCCTGCACCTAATTTTGGAGTCCTCGACAGACATTTATCCCAATACATCTCACAATGAAGCTCTAAAAGCATCATATTCCTGTTTCAGATATATATTTCCTAATGGAACAACCTTCAATGACCAAAATTATAGTCCATTGGGCCCTAAAATATTTCCTATTCTCTACAATTTGTTCCCAAATATAATcttaaatatactaaaaaaaaaaaaaaaaaaaaaaaaaactttggtgTGTTGGCTTTCCTGGTTGGTGATACTATGAGATTCATGTGCATCCTCTATTCTTAattctacctttttttttaaattataaacctACATTCCCCcttaatttcattcattaaacCAATTAATTGACTTATCTTGAAAATGAATGGGCAGCTAAGGGTCTCATAACCTAACACTTCAGTGCAAAGACAGTCTAATAGATAGATGACTTCTCTTCTACAGAATCAAACTACCCTAAGTTTGATTGAAATTCATCAAGAGTAAATAATTCCAAAATTAAGTTCAAAACATAGCATTCAGCAGGTGACTAGAGAAATTTCTCAGTTACTTTTTTTCCAGTCTTAAAGTTGCCTAGAGCTACGAATAAACATTTGCCATCAACCCTAcaggaaaaataagaaaaatggaaGCAGCTTCTAATTCCATTATCAAGCTGCCCAGACAAAGATCACACAATTAAGCATTTTGAATGACAATGTTACACTAAAATTGCCATGGATAccaatattttctttctatgttctccttttatttttgtactgGGTTAGTAGTAGCTATATAAGTTGATAATTATGACAGTGTGGATTCATATAGGAGACCCAATTAGCTTCAGATCAATGTTGTTATTGACATAAACCAATACCTATATAATCTCTTTTTGGCATCAAATAGGTAACCATACCATTTGATAACATGTAACATATACCAAATTTCTTTTAACTTtgttcatgccttgaaaatagATACCCATATCATTCATTTTGATAAACAtatattccctccgtcccaaaaagattgccATGTTTCAGATTACGAGAGTCAAACTAACTATTGTTCAATGTGAATTCggacatagaatctttaatttacatattcagaaactacataaaaatacaATAGTTAACAgctcaaaaaatttcaaaaatcatgGTGAAAGAAAATATCATTTGACAGTccaaatagtaactaaaatAACATTtgggaacggagggagtagctaTTTTCACGGATCCTCGAAGCTAAAAAAGAAGCTTATAGCTAAACGAAACCCTAATTACCCAAATCAACTCGCATAATATCTATCTACGACTACGAAGCAAATAGACCATTGATTGAACTTGTAGTCAGATTTCTCAGATCTAATTCAATTCGTCAAATGCATATATcaagcaaataaaaataaatgacttCTATAAGAGAAATGACCTTGGAAGGGTCGATTTTAGGGTAGCATTTGATGACATCAAGGACTCTGTTGATGACTTCATCTTTGGTGATATGGTCATCGTGTGACGACATCAATCTGATAGCTGTTAGCCTAGATCCATTTGAAGATAGGGATTGGGCTGCAGGAACACGGATGTGTCGGAGTATAGCAGATCTCAACGCCGACGccatttttgttgttgttctcgttTTTAATTGTTGGTATACCTCTTCTGTTTAGCTTTGTTGCGACTGAAAGAAGTGTTGAATTAGGCTACTagtaaaaagtaaataaaaagggACTTGTGTATCTACGAATATCCTTGTATTTCTCAAAGGTAATGACAGGCTTGTAAATTTTCGAAATGGGTATTCCAGATcacttaataaaattattttacgaTTTTAAATAGTTTCACTCTTCAAATTGTTCTTATATTGTTATTAACGTAATAATATATGTTGAATATGAAGTTACTAATAAGAATTTGTTATTCTCATGTTCATTTGTGTACTTTATACTCGTCTTTTTACACTTTTATTTCCCTTTCAATCAAATCTTATTGAGTGCTTACTTTTTTAATGAGAAGTTACATGAAAActcaatttatatttttgtcaaGTTCCCTGTTGATTCAAAACCTAATCCACCTCCAAGTGATATTCAAAATTTTGTCTAAAGAAAGCTAGAAAAAACAACTTATTAAAAATTGCATTTTCTCCGAAACACAAAATTGTAAAAAGTGTATTCGGATTATTTTTGGCTAAGGTTTCGCAAAACTACTActcttaaagaaaataaagaagacctTTTATATCTATGTTTCACAGATTCATTTAAATAATCTCGAAACTCAACTTCTTTCTGTTGTGTGGGATGATAAGGCAAGGGGAAAAGGAAGGAGACAATGAGAATTGAACTCAAGACTTATTATGGGAAAGACTTtcaacaataccaaaaaaaCTGTAAAGTTTGTTGGAACCAAATTCGACAACAGAGCTCATTCCACGTCAAAGCTAAGAGAGAGAAATAAAGGGAAGATATAAACCAAATTGAACTTGATCACGAAATGAGAAAATAGTGAAAACAGTTTCATGCATGAGCCTTGGCCTCTGTATCAGTCTATCAGATCGTATTGTATGTGCTCTCCTATATGGCTCCCTTTTGTTTGCTTCCGAACATCATTGACTGATACAAGTACTACACATACAATATCACATACTCAATTTGACAACTAATGTTTTATCCACAAGCTAAAGTTTCAAACTTTAGCAGCAAAGAAGTTTGTACATATCCTGCATAATATTTTCATTGTTCAACAAAGTCAGTTGTGACTATGAGCAAGGTTCATTAGAACTTTGATTGGTCAGATGCTTCTCATTGTAAAGCTTTCTGGTTTCAGAATTCATTTACTGTTAAGCTACAGTCCTCAAACGGGGATTCGTTTGCCCATGTTAACCCTGTAATTTCGTTGAAAGAGCTGCACAAACATAAGGAAAGAGTACTTAGCTTCAATTTCCGAAATGCTTTGCCTGTTAATGAACATGCAAAGCTTTGCTTCAGACAGTGTAAACACACAGAGCAAAGATTCTTAAAGCCTAACATCTGTTAATAAGACAATTGGAAGctgcaaatagaaaatcagtCGACAGTAACTTCTCTATACTCTTAATCTATGAACTATCAGAAGTGGATTTCAGGAAGTCAACAAAGGCACAAATTTCCTTACAGCGCAACCAGTTGACAACCACAATAAGATGCATCGCACCTAACTTTTAATGCTACTGCAGAAAATACATATAAAACATACCGATGATACAGATGATTGGCGAAACAATCCACCGATGATAGGTAACTTCCTTAGGAAAACAGCAAATGCGGGCCAAAAGCCACTGCATTACATAGTGCGCCTCATTAGCGAATAAGGTTTATTCTTGGTGAGTCACAAGGATGCAAGAAATAGGTTTACCTGAACAACACAAAAAGACCATAGATCTCTCCAATCATGCCTAGCACAGGCCATCCAATCATAATGAGGAAGAAACCAACAGCAAAGGAGGCAGAACCctatcaaataattaaagtttGGCATATGAACAAGGGGATCGGCaaggggaaaaaggtaagagcAAAGTCAAAGTCAAAGGATGAATTGGGACATAGAGAGGCAATGTGGAACCTTAAAATTTTGCcgtttcatgaaaaaaaaaaattgcagagTAGACATCACTCCAGTGGTTAAGGTCACTCCAGACAGAAAGAGGATCTAATCACACAAGAAAGCATCGTTGAAGATTATGCAAATAAACATACTAAAGGACAGAAGGACAAAGTACTAGACGATGAACTACAAAATGGTGATCAGATCGCGATAAAGAAAAACTCACATTCCCAATGGCAACGAAACTCCTGTCATAGAAGAGAAACAGTCCGACCAGAGTAAAAATTACACCAAATCCAATCAATCCTAGCCCAATCTCTGTCACATATCAGAGAAAGTAAGAACTTGAGGCAGCAAATAAGGCAACATTGTCACAGCATATTAAACCAACCATGAAACCACCGTAAGTTTCAGTTGATTCAGAACAGTGAGGGAGATTGTTTAACGATTATGTAAAATCATATTCAAGAAAAGATACAAGACTTCAACACAGTACAATATGACTTCTTGATAAGTTTCCATAACAAAATATGACACTAGAGCACCAGATGATCCCAAGGCATACCATTTTTTTAAGCAATGTCACTTTTGACAATTATGCTTTACTTAGGGGAGATAAGATTAATCCCAGCACATACAAGGAAAGAAACTTATATAATTAGTTAAAAAGGTCTACATTCCgcaaattaaaatttgataagatTACGAGGCGAGCTCAAGAATTTTTATACTTATTGTATTCAACAGTGTAGTTTACTAATTATTCTTGACCATAGTACACTGATTAGTAAATCCAAGCTTATCTCTCTCGGGAGCCATTATACAATTTCAGATCGTAGATGAGAATGAAGATTTTGATTTCCTATCGTTGAAGAACAATGTATATGGTACTACTATGTCAaacaaacataatttttttcaccGGTGTCCTGAAAAACATATGCCGTTCAACTTTCAAATGTCCAGAAAAGAGCCAACCGATTCACTTAAGTGTTCTGCAGCAAAACTGAATGACCAGAAAGCCATATACTTTGGTGTAAGTTTGAAATCAAATGAATTACATAAGTAAGATCAAATAAAACGTACAATATCAAATAAACGTACTGGAGATGCTTTAGGATTCATTACTGGTAAAACTACTTGCAGATTTTAAGATAAAAACTTTATCCACTATGTAAGAAATGGATGTTGTTTACTGCTGATGAGTGAAATTGCTGTTAGACAGGACTGATTACTGCCAATTTTGGGGGAACTTCTATAAATTGTTCAAACTCACCTTTAAGGCATCCTATTCCCCATTTTGACTTTCTCTTGGAGTCGTCTTTTAAGTAAGATCTTCTTCCTTGTTCTTCCCTCTTCCTAAGTTCTCGACCTTCTAGATCTCCAAAAGCTCCCACTATGACTGTTACTCAACAGAAATTAAGAGCCTTTACTTTCGGCTCATTGGGATAGAGATAGGAAAAAAAGAGATCACAATTCAGGGAAGTTAATGTACGTATAATATTTGATCTGCAAAACAACAGTGTATTAACATCTCAtgcaaaatgaagaaagaaataagaagaaatccATCAAGCAAGCCTGCACCAACCAGCATCATGGTGAATTTGTAAAGCAGCAGTTACAAAGCTCAAAGAGTGTAGAGTGTTAGATAATGAGATTCGATATCGTAGAGCCATAATAGACATGACAGAACCTGCCAGCGGCGGAGCCACACCAATGAAGGGGATTCAATTGAATCCTCTTCATCAAGAAGTTACACTGTGCAAATAgaacaaaaacacttatttttgtatatatataatcttttgAATTCCCTTGTCATAAGGGAAGCTTTCGTTGTAGTGGAAAAAGTGCTTCAGAAATTGTTCCAGCTGAAGGTTCGAATCCCGTGtgcaaaacttcattttttttaatctcctCATTAAAATtcttggctccgccactgggaCCAGCAGTTGAATTTTTCAATATATACTACATCACCATGATGCAGATAAGGAAAAGCAAAAACATACTGCATCAAGGCTAAACTATAAACAGAAACAAGTTTGTACAATCTTCCCATGTGAGAAattcttcattttcttaatCTCCTTATTAAAATTCTTGGCTCCGCTACCGGAACTAGCAGTTGAATTTTTCAATATAAACTACACCAAATGATGCAGATAAAGAAAGGCAAAACATACTGCATCAAGGCTAAACTATAAACAGAGACAAGTTTGTACAATCTTCAATGGAAGCAAATTGATCGACCAATTCTTTGATTAAAAAGATAGAACAAGAAATAACAGCAATTAAAGAAATATTCCCTAGATGATCATAAAACTTCTAACATGTATAGGAACAAAAATATACACTTAATGCAAATCAGAACACTCAGTATGGTACTTCGACCATATGGAAGAACCATTTCAAAAACATCATTACAGGATTACAGCAAATAAGAAAAGCCTACGATTATGAGAATAGAAGGGCGGTTGCACTCACTCTTAACATCATTTTCTTCAAATGAAGCCATCCTGTTAAACAGAACTTGAAACTTCAATTACCAAATAACCTGAAAATAAAAACGCTAGATGATGGAATCAACTATTGCATCAGTACTCATCTCTTCAGTGACACTTTTtcaaacacaaaccaaacataAATTAAGCAGCATAAAATATACTCCCTGAAAGGGTTCTCTGTATCAAATTGAGTTTTAAGATGtcatttttcaccaaattgatatttGCAACAATaacatttttaaaatgtatgttttagtcttaaaatatttttcttcaccaAATTGATAGGCGTCAAAGAAGAGTTGGAACTTGGATAATACTCCGACTAACAAATACTTTATTAACTGCTACATGatcatatttttaaaatatatgtcAAAAcctaaaaataatagaaaatataagtGTTAGAACCTTAAAATATTGCAACTAACGATATTTAATCTCAAATCGTTTAACGCTGTCAATCATACATCCAGAAGTAGACAaagttgtaattattttacCGCACATTGTTGAAAAATGCGAAAAGTAAATGACAATAAAACTTCACGAAGTTGAAGTTTATCTGTGAGAATTAACTGTTTTTGCATAAATCCATGATACATATACGTAATTTTAATTTGGGTATGCTTGTGAAGTGCTAAAAATGGGTATACAGAGGAGAGAGCAGGGGAGTGTTTACCGACTCAACACGGTTCAAGTTTCTTTCTGTTTTCGACTAATATACAAATACTCCTATTAACTGCTACATAGATCATAGATATGTTAAACTAAGAAATAACATGATTTATAGATCAAAACCTTGTTATTAAAgattaaaaataatagaaaatataattgGAGAACCGAAGCCATGAGGCTCAACGGTCGGAAGTTTTTTCGAATTGCTATTGCAACTAACGATATATGAAAGAAATAGCTAATTATGCAATCTAGTTCGTAATTAAATTTCAGAAAACGTTTAACGCTGTCAATCATACATCCAAGTAGATGTGAGTAAGAGAAAAAGTTGTAATTTTTCAGCAATATTACTTGCTCGATCATACGAATCAAATTCTTGAGAAGAAGAGGGCACATTGTTGAAAATGACTCGATGTGTTTCGTGCGTTCATTGTTCAAAAACGATATGAATCGAGGAAGTAGTTCCTGCAGATCAAAATTGACAATAGAAACTTCACGAGAGATTGAAGTTTATCTAAGAGAATTAACAATTTTTGCGAAAATCCATGATACATACGTAATTTCACGATTTGTCGGTGGTATGCTTGTGTGAAGTGCAAAATGGGTATACAGAGGAGAGGGGAGTGTTACCCCAAAGAAGAAGATAGCTTGTGgttatgaagaagaagagccTCTAACAGAAAAGGCGCGGTTCAAGTTTCTTTCTGTTTTCAATTAAGTAGCTAATATAGCGTCATGGATAACGTGTTATGGCATGCTACTTTTATGCTAagatattattaattttatttttattaagcaAAATTATTGTAATTATGTTTTAATTGATTTGTTTATAAACATCTTATTGTTTGAGTCAAAAATCGATCGGTATAATCGACTTTGCCCAAATAGTCTAAATTTGTgatttaaaagtaaaatttgCAGGCTAAAGCTTTCTTACCGCTGGGAGATGAAAagaattggttggaataaaaatgATTGAATTAACACAAGAAATTTGCATATAGAAGTAATATTAAAGATTGAATATGATTAagtaaataaagagaaaaagtaGAACTTATGCCAATGCGTGGAGGTGATGAATAGTAGTAATGGGATTTCTCCTTTAGGAGAAGAATGAGGAGTTGTGGAAGGATGTCTGTTCGACCGAACTTTGAGATtcggaaagaagaaaaatctttgaga encodes:
- the LOC132064185 gene encoding acyl carrier protein 1, mitochondrial yields the protein MASALRSAILRHIRVPAAQSLSSNGSRLTAIRLMSSHDDHITKDEVINRVLDVIKCYPKIDPSKVTPEVHFEKDLGLDSLDTVEIVMALEEEFKLEIPDKEAVRIESCEQAIEYIYNHPMSS
- the LOC132062684 gene encoding vesicle transport protein GOT1-like, with protein sequence MASFEENDVKIIVGAFGDLEGRELRKREEQGRRSYLKDDSKRKSKWGIGCLKEIGLGLIGFGVIFTLVGLFLFYDRSFVAIGNILFLSGVTLTTGVMSTLQFFFFMKRQNFKGSASFAVGFFLIMIGWPVLGMIGEIYGLFVLFSGFWPAFAVFLRKLPIIGGLFRQSSVSSLFQRNYRVNMGKRIPV